A segment of the Lactobacillus sp. ESL0700 genome:
ATGACAATTGGAATACCAGGAAAACGATCATTAACTACTTGTAACGCTAACCTAAGCCCAACTGGATCATAAGAAAAATCCCATTCAGAATTCATTAAACGCGTATCAGTAATTTTCTCAACATTAGATATTACACCATCAAGCATTTTAGGGCTTTGATCATTGCTTAGCTTAAATACAGAAGTAGAGTACCAATTTAATCCCAAATAATTTGCTCTACCCTCTTTTAAAATATTTGCATCTTCTTCATGAATATCTAACGTTAAACCACTGTCTTTCAAGTAACGCAAATAGTAAGATGGTAATTCACCACGGATAGCAACATCCATGTCTATAAATGAGATCATATCTTCCATCGATTTACTCTTCAAAGTATTAGCTGAAGTATGATCATATGGAAAGTTCGTCATGTAAGAAACTGCCGGTCCAATTTTAGAATTTGGAAACATTTTGTGACAAAGAGAATATACTCTAGCTTGTGCTAAAAACATATTATAGTTGGAATTTTCTCCCTTTTGTCTTAAGTCATGTACATTATCGGCTGTTATTCCATTCATTGAAGGAACATTCGCAAGCAGTGACTGTTCGTTAATGGTTAACCAATACTTTACACGATCTCCAAATAATTCAAAAATCGTTTTTGCATAGTGATAATAATCATCTATAGCTTTTCTACTTGCCCAACCACCATATTGCTCAACTAAAGATTCTGGAAAATCAAAATGGAAAAGTGTAACAATCGGTTCTATTTTATTTTTAATTAGCAGATTTATTAATTTATTATAAAAGGCAATTCCCTTTTGGTTTGGTTTAGCATCATTTCCATTAGGAAAAATGCGAGCCCATGAAATTGAAAAGCGATAACTTTTTAAGCCCAACTTTGCCATTAGGTCAATATCTTCTTCAACATGATGATAATGATCAACTGAAACTGAAGTATCCAGATACTTACTTTTTTGCGAACGCAAATCAGCAACTGTTAATCCTTTACCATCTTCATTAGCTGCTCCTTCTACTTGAAAAGCAGAAGTACTCGCACCCCATAAAAAATTTGAAGGGAAGTCATCTTTTAATTGATATTGCATATTATTCTTCCTTACTATTTTCTTCATCAAGGGCTTGTTTGTCAGCAACCTTAAAGAATGGTAAATAAATAAGCATCATTAAGCCAAAGTTAATCAACCAAATGACTGCACCTTGCCAACCCATAATCATTGTATCTGCAATAATTTTAGGCATTGTCCAAGGCATACCCATTCCTAAACTCGGGTTATAACTTGTAATAAAACCTATCTTAACTGCTAATAATGCAACGCCACTAGATACAAAAGATGAAAGAATGAACGGAATAAACATAATCGGATTTAAAACAATTGGCATACCAAAGATTATCGGTTCATTGATATTAAATAAATTTGGTAAAGCAGAAACTTTAAAGAATTTCTTATAGCGTTTTGATTTACCCCAGAGCAAACCAATCAATACTAAACTCAATGTAGCACCAGCAGCATCATTATTTGTAAAGGCAAAAACAACTAAGTTGCTTAGGTATGGAATAGTTTTACCAGCTTGAAAGGCTGGTGCACTACCTACCATCATTGAAATAACCAACGGAATAATCACGGATTGAATTGCTGCTGGGTGAATACCAAATGTAAACAGTAAATTCGATAAAGCCATAATTAAGATTAAAGTTATTGGGGAACCGCCAACATGTAATAACGGTGTTGTAATCAATTTATTTACAAAATCAAATACATTACCGAAAGAAGAATAGTCAAAAATTACTCTAACAATAAATACGGTAATAAAAATAATAATACCAATTAATAAAGGCTCAATTGATGAACTTACCATGCTAGGAACTGAATCAGGCATTTTAATAACCAATTTTTTATTATGGCTTAATTTAACATAAAAAACACCAATTAAAATCGATAAAATAATTGCCACAATAATTCCTTCACTGCCCATATAAGACATTTGAAAAGCATTGATTGGCTTTTTACCAGGTATAATCTGAGGAGCCAAGACAAAGAAACTTGCTAAACTGAATAATCCAGCGGTCACACCATTTTCGTTACACTTTTGAGCATAATTATATGCAATTGTAAAAGCAATGAATACGGCTAAAATATTCATTGTTCCATTAACGATTGCCGTCATAGATGGTGTAACACCAATTTTATTAAACCAATCAGCAACTGGTTTTATTGGAAAACTTGCAAAAATCGAAAATATTGATGCACCAATTGTTACTGGCAAAGTCATTACCATACCAGATGAAATACTCTGAAGGACTTTATTTTGTCCTAATTTATTTGAAAACGGGACTAAAGTTTTTTCTAGCCATGTTTGGAAATTTTTCATTTTTATTTTTGTACTCCTAACTAAACTAATTCGCTTTCATTTGTGATTTTAGTATATTAGTGTTGTTCATAGAGCACAATATTCAAAAGCCAGAAAAAATATGTTCATTTTACAGATTAGTATTTAAATAAGCAAAAATTCTAATATCGAGAAACACCGCTTGATCTAGTATTTAATCGATACTCAGCCGGTGACATACCAAAATATTTTTTAAAAATTTTATAAAAGTATGATGGATTTTCATAACCGACTTTATTAGAAATTTTTGCAATAGACGCATTCGTATAACTTAAATACCTCGCTGCTACATTCACTCTTTGCAAATGAACTAGGTTGATAAATGTTTTACCAGTATGCTTTTGCAAATAATCAGACAAATAATTGGGATTAAAGCCAAAATTAGCTGCCATCTCGGTAAGAGTAATGTCTTTATAATTTCTTTCAATATATAGCAACAATGAAAGAAGATTATTCTTTTGGCGTTGATTACTTTTTACCTTAATGTCAGAATAATTGACTTGCCGAATTAGGCGAGAAAACAACGTCAACATTTCCAATTTAATAATTTGATCTGATTGAATCTCTGGAAAATAGTATTCGCCGATAATGTCATAAACTAAATCAACTATCTTTTGATTATGATTTAGTTCAAATAAGCTGTAACGCCCTTCCCCATATTCTTCATCTGATAATAAAGAGAACAGCAGGTTTGAAATTGCCGAGCCACTCTCTTTTGCCTGCAAAAAATTCAGTTCATTTAAAGAAAAGGCCGAGGTTTTCAAAGCTATATTTACAACAATTCCCTTCTTGCTAATCGGTTTAACCTGATGAATTGTCTGGTTACCCATAAAAATAATGTCCTCTTGCTTAACTTTAATCTTAGTATGCTCTAAAACAATCTCACAATCTTCAACTAGTGGAATCATAATTTCCACATAATCATGAATATGAAAAGGAATAAATGATTCAACTGGTTGAACAGAAATAGTAATTGCACTACTATTCAAAATCAAATCATCCGAATACGTATCATAAAATTGATATACTGGCTCGCCATCAACCATTCGTACTTTATGAGCTATTTTCCCGTTATCTTTAATTTCTGCGAAAACATCATCCCAGCTTCGCTGATGATTTTTCGTACGTAAATAATTAATTAGCTTATTAGTCAAATTGCTTCCTCTTTAGCCATACTATAAATCTGTGAAATAAACACAGTTCTTATGTTTTTTAACGATAGTATACTATTAAACAGTAAGATAAACTAAACCTAAATTCAATAATTATCAAATAATGGATAGAGGTAAACTATGACAGATTTAACTAAAAAGCCTTACAACTTAACTACTGAGCAAATTGACTTTGTTCAAAAGAAAGTTGCAAGCATGACAATAGATGCTAAGATAGGTCAGTTGTTTTTCGTAATTGGGCAAGATGAAGATACAACTAATCTAAAGGACTTCATCAATAAATATCAACCAGGTGGAATTATGTATCGACCTGATAAAGCTAAAAAATTACAACATGAAATTGAAACCATCCAAAAAGAAAGCGAAATTCCACTATTTATTTCTGCTAACCTTGAAGCTGGTGGTAATGGCTTAATCAGTGAGGGTACTTGGTTTGCTCGGCCAATGCAGGCAGCTGCAACCAATGATCCACAATCAGCTTACAACCTTGGCGATGTTTCTGGATATGAAGCCAAACAAGTTGGCGGAAACATGTCTTTTTCACCAATTGTTGACCTTGATGAAAATTTTCGTAATCCCATTATGAACACACGTACCTTTGGCAGCGATGAAGATACCGTCATTAAAATGGCCGATGCAGAAATTAACGGTTTGAAAAGCAATAATATTATTCCTGTTGCTAAGCACTTCCCTGGAGATGGTGTTGATGAACGTGATCAGCACTTACTCAGTTCAATCAATTCTTTATCCGCTGAAGATTGGATGGAATCTTATGGTCAAATTTATCATCATTTGATCGAAAATGGCCTGCCAAGTATCATGATTGCTCACATTATGCAGCCTGCTTGGGAACGAAAATTAGAACCAGGAATTGAAGACAAGGATTTACGACCTGCCACTACTTCTAAGTTACTGATCAATGGTTTATTACGTAAAGTTTTAAAATTTAATGGTTTAACAATCACTGATGCAACACCAATGATTGGCTACAATGCCATCATGCCGCGTTCTATAGCTCTGCCAACAACAATTAACGCCGGAATTGATATGATTTTATTCAATAAAAACATTGATGAAGATTATCAGTTTATCAAAGATGCAGTAAATGACGGTACTCTTTCAGTAGAGCGAATAGATGAAGCAGTCACACGAATTATCGCTACCAAAGTTGCTCAAAAAGTAATGGATACCAACTGCAAACTACTTGAACCAGCACCAGCTAAGTTTGATTTGAAATTAGCTGAACATGAAAAGCTTGCTGCTGAAGTTGCCAGAAAATCTGTAACTTTAGTTAAAGATCGAGACAAAATTCTACCTATCACTCCTCAAAAATATCCACGCTTACGCCTTGTTGTCTTAGGCGATACTGATGATGGTGGCTTTAAAGAAGGTGGCCAAGTAACTGCTAAATTCAAGAAGAAATTAGAAGCACTTGGTTTTCAAGTTTCAGTATTTGACCGCCAAAATTTAGACTTTTATGAAGTATTTGAAGGCGGTCTGCAAGATGAAAAGGACAAGTTCGACCTTGCCTTATACATTGCAAATGTAGAAACAGCTAGCAATCAAACCACAACCAGAATTGATTGGATTCACCTAATGGCAGCTGATGCACCTTGGTTTATGCGCAGCATCCCAACTGTCTTTGTATCAATGTGCAATCCATATCACCTATTCGATATTCCAATGGTTTCCACTTATATCAATGCTTATACCGGAAATGATGTAACCATTGATGCAGTTCTGCGAAAATTAATGGGTAAAGAAGAATTCTTGGGCCATAATCCCATTGATCCATTCTGTGGCCGCTTTGAAACCAGACTATAAAAGAAAATGTGATCGTCAATGCAAATTTCAGAAATTTCAATCAATCATATGCATGAACCAATTGGTTTTGATTTTGGTAATAGAGTTCGAATAGAATTTTGTGCTGCAGTTGAAAACAAAGTTGATTCGGTTCAAAAAAGATTAATTATCAAAACAGATAGTCCAATTTTTGATTCATCTTGGCAAAGCTACGACAATAATGTTTTTGATGAAGCTATTCCCTTAAAACCTCGTACTCGCTACACAGTAACTGTTCAATTAAAGCAAGCCGATGAAATTAGCGAAGGTTCAACATTTTTTGAAACAGGAAAAATGTCTGAAGCTTTTAAAGGTAAGTGGATTGGTAACTCGAACAGTAATTTACAAAATACACTATTGCGGAAACATTTTAAAATTAACAAGCCAATTAAGAGTGCTCGGTTGTACATTACTGGTCTTGGTTTATATGAAGCTTATCTTAATGGCCAAAAAATTGGTAATGAATTTCTCGCTCCTGGTGTAACAGCCTACGATAAATTAATCCAAGTCCAAACTTACGATATCGACAATTTTATAACTAATAACTCACAGCAAGAACTGCTGATTTCCCTTGGTGATGGCTGGTATAAAGGAAACTTCGGCTTCGATGGTGGCAAAGATAATATCTACGGCTCAAGACAAATGGCGCTAGCTGAACTACACATTAACTACCAAGATGGTACAAGTGATGTAATATTAAGCGATCATTCATGGCAAACAACTGCTGGTAAGATCACTAAATCAGCAATTTATTATGGTGAAGATTATGATGACAGAATTGCCATCACTAATTGGCAACCAGCAGTAGAAATTGATCATTCATTTGCGTCTTTGCATGATCGACTAAGTTTACCAATTAAGAATCATGAATTTTTGCCAGTTAAAAAAATCATTCATACTCCAAAAGGGGAAACGGTTTTAGACTTTGGTCAGAACCATGCAGGTTGGCCAGAATTTTTAAATCATGAACCTACTGGAACGACTGTTAAATTGCAGATGGGAGAAATATTGCAAAACGGCAACTTCTATCGTGACAATTTACGTGAAGCTAGAGCTGCTTTTGTTTATACATCGGATGGCAAAGAAAAATGGGTGCGGCCCCACTTTACTTACTATGGTTATCGCTATGTCAAAGTTACAGGTTTGACTAAACCGATTTCTGCAGCTGATTTTCGTTCAAATGTTATGTACTCTGATATGAAAATCACTGGCGGCATTACTACAAATAATTCAAAAGTTAATCGTCTGTTTCAAAATGTTCTTTGGGGACAAAAGAGCAACTTTATGGATGTACCAACAGATTGCCCTCAGCGTGATGAACGCCTAGGCTGGTCTGGAGATGCGGATGTCTTTTCAGGAACAGCTGTTTTAAACATGAACAGTTATGCTTTCTTTAAAAAATATGCTAAAGATATGCTGATTGAACAAAAAGAACATCATGGCATGTTAACAATGTACGCCCCAGCTATGGGTGTCGATGATGGTGGTGCTGCCGTTTGGGGCGATGCCGCTACTATTATTCCGTGGACAGCATATTTATCTACTGGTGATCCTGCAATTTTAAGACAAAATTATTCAGGCATGAAAGCATGGGTTGACTGGATTAGTGCTCACAGTTCAACACCAAATCTCTGGACTGGACAATTTCAATTTGGAGATTGGCTTTCACTAGATGGTGAAAATCCTGCACTTCCAACTGGTAAAACAGATGAAGATTTTATTGCTTCAGTATATTACTATTATTCAACCTTAATTGTCTCTAAAACTGCTAAAGTACTTAAACTTAAAACAGACGAAGCTGATAAATATTTAGCAAAGGCTAAAAAAATAAAAGAGGCAATTCGTAAAGAATACATTACTCCAAATGGTCGGTTAGCAATTGATACTCAAACTGCTTACGCGTTAGCTCTGTACTTTAATTTAGTTCCAGAAGACCAAAAGAAGCGCATAGTAAATGATTTGGTTACTAGACTAAATAAAGATAATAATCATCTTAAAACAGGCTTCGTTGGTACACCAATAATTTGTCAGGTCTTATCAGATAATGGGTATCATAAACTGGCAACACAAATTTTCTTAAATGAAGATTTTCCAAGTTGGTTATATGCAGTTAACTTAGGAGCAACGACAGTTTGGGAAAGATGGAATTCTGTATTACCTGATGGTTCGATGAATCCTGAAGGAATGAACTCGTTAAACCATTACTCCATTGGGGCAATTATGCAGTGGGCATACAAATATGTTTTGGGGCTCAAAGAACAAACAAATGGTTATCAAAGTGTCCTGCTTTCACCACAATTTGACTATCGTTTAAAGCATGTTACCGGCTTTTATGAAAGTTCATATGGTCAATTAAAAGTAGATTACCAATTGGAAACTGATGAAAATCATACCGTAAAGATAAAACTTGAAGTTCCGTTTGGACAAACCGTTAATTTAGAGCTTCCTAACTATCAAGAAGGTAGTATTAAGGTTAATGGATTAAAGACGGATGACAAATTAACTTTAACAAACGACATATTTAATATTACCTTTATACCTCAAACTAGCTATATTGAACATTATGCTTTAAACATGCCAGTTAAATTATTAATGAGTGATTCAGAATTACTTACACAGCTGATGCCAATTAATTCAGTATTTTCATTTTTTAAAGACAAGACAAACTTAGACAATTTAGGTTCAATGTCATTAAAGCAACTAAATACCATGTTACCCTTTATTAATATTTCCGATACTGACTTTAGTAAAATTGAGCAGATATTAAAACAAACACCACTACCAGAAGAAAGGAAGTTTTTGCATGAAAGGTGTTCTCTTTGATTTGGACGGCGTTATTGCCGATACATCGATTTATCATTTTCAAGCATGGCGCAAATTGATTAAGGATCATTTTTCATTAAATTTGCCTAATGAATTGGAACAACAAACTAAGGGTGTTAGTCGCGCAGATTCCTTAAAAGCTATCCTGAATTTTTTAAATATTGATGTTAGTAAAGAACAATTTGTGCAATTAGCCGCTGAAAAAAATCAAACATACCAAAACTTACTAAACAACTTAACTCCAAAAGATATTTTACCGGGAATCCAAAAATTAATTAGTGATTTTAAGAGCCATGATGTCAAGCTTTCACTTGCTTCTGCAAGTTTAAATGCTCCTTTAATTTTAGAAAAATTAGATTTACGGCAAGATTTCGATGCCATAGCTAACCCGAATGAAGTTAAACTTGGAAAACCTGCACCAGATATTTTTCTTCAAGCTGCAAAAGAAATTGGTGTGCCGCCAAAAGATTGCGTTGGCATTGAAGATTCCATTGCTGGAATCGATGCAATCAATCGTGCTGGCAGCCTATCAGTTGGTGTTGGCGCAAAAGAAGAATTAAGTAAAGCAAAATTATTATTTTCAACAACAGCAGACCTAAATTACAACCAAATCGAAACGGCTTGGGAACAAGCATCAATTAGGTAAATAATTTGAATAATAAAAAACTCCTAAGAAAATTCTTAGGAGTTTTTGCGTTGCATAATTAGATAAACAGCGACTAATAACACTTGTAATCCTGCCAAAAAGCTTAAAATGATAAATGATTCATTAATGCCTGCTAATGTCACTTTCCCATGACCAACGCTAGTCATAATTCCTGTAAAAGCAACCATACTAATCGCACCAGCATATGTCCGCATTGCACTGATTAGAGCCGACCCATGAGCAGTCAAATTGCTATCAATTTTCAGCATCCCCCAAGTTACTAACGGCATCATCAACATTGAAATCGCTAGCATCCGAAAGGCGTAAACAATTGAAATATACCAAGTTGATGTCCCAAACGATAAATTTGCCAAACCCACGCAACTAATAAATAGAGCAAGACTACCCATGATTAAAATTGGTTTAATACCATATTTATCAAAT
Coding sequences within it:
- a CDS encoding glycoside hydrolase family 1 protein, giving the protein MQYQLKDDFPSNFLWGASTSAFQVEGAANEDGKGLTVADLRSQKSKYLDTSVSVDHYHHVEEDIDLMAKLGLKSYRFSISWARIFPNGNDAKPNQKGIAFYNKLINLLIKNKIEPIVTLFHFDFPESLVEQYGGWASRKAIDDYYHYAKTIFELFGDRVKYWLTINEQSLLANVPSMNGITADNVHDLRQKGENSNYNMFLAQARVYSLCHKMFPNSKIGPAVSYMTNFPYDHTSANTLKSKSMEDMISFIDMDVAIRGELPSYYLRYLKDSGLTLDIHEEDANILKEGRANYLGLNWYSTSVFKLSNDQSPKMLDGVISNVEKITDTRLMNSEWDFSYDPVGLRLALQVVNDRFPGIPIVITECGWPEHEELENGKVHDQKRIKYLNGHIFELREAIKDGVNVISFNPWSFMDLLSVNDGVDKRYGLVFVDRDNYSEKQLKRYPKDSYYFYQKVIKENAKNVTKREVNGEF
- a CDS encoding PTS transporter subunit EIIC, with the translated sequence MKNFQTWLEKTLVPFSNKLGQNKVLQSISSGMVMTLPVTIGASIFSIFASFPIKPVADWFNKIGVTPSMTAIVNGTMNILAVFIAFTIAYNYAQKCNENGVTAGLFSLASFFVLAPQIIPGKKPINAFQMSYMGSEGIIVAIILSILIGVFYVKLSHNKKLVIKMPDSVPSMVSSSIEPLLIGIIIFITVFIVRVIFDYSSFGNVFDFVNKLITTPLLHVGGSPITLILIMALSNLLFTFGIHPAAIQSVIIPLVISMMVGSAPAFQAGKTIPYLSNLVVFAFTNNDAAGATLSLVLIGLLWGKSKRYKKFFKVSALPNLFNINEPIIFGMPIVLNPIMFIPFILSSFVSSGVALLAVKIGFITSYNPSLGMGMPWTMPKIIADTMIMGWQGAVIWLINFGLMMLIYLPFFKVADKQALDEENSKEE
- a CDS encoding AraC family transcriptional regulator → MTNKLINYLRTKNHQRSWDDVFAEIKDNGKIAHKVRMVDGEPVYQFYDTYSDDLILNSSAITISVQPVESFIPFHIHDYVEIMIPLVEDCEIVLEHTKIKVKQEDIIFMGNQTIHQVKPISKKGIVVNIALKTSAFSLNELNFLQAKESGSAISNLLFSLLSDEEYGEGRYSLFELNHNQKIVDLVYDIIGEYYFPEIQSDQIIKLEMLTLFSRLIRQVNYSDIKVKSNQRQKNNLLSLLLYIERNYKDITLTEMAANFGFNPNYLSDYLQKHTGKTFINLVHLQRVNVAARYLSYTNASIAKISNKVGYENPSYFYKIFKKYFGMSPAEYRLNTRSSGVSRY
- a CDS encoding glycoside hydrolase family 3 N-terminal domain-containing protein, encoding MTDLTKKPYNLTTEQIDFVQKKVASMTIDAKIGQLFFVIGQDEDTTNLKDFINKYQPGGIMYRPDKAKKLQHEIETIQKESEIPLFISANLEAGGNGLISEGTWFARPMQAAATNDPQSAYNLGDVSGYEAKQVGGNMSFSPIVDLDENFRNPIMNTRTFGSDEDTVIKMADAEINGLKSNNIIPVAKHFPGDGVDERDQHLLSSINSLSAEDWMESYGQIYHHLIENGLPSIMIAHIMQPAWERKLEPGIEDKDLRPATTSKLLINGLLRKVLKFNGLTITDATPMIGYNAIMPRSIALPTTINAGIDMILFNKNIDEDYQFIKDAVNDGTLSVERIDEAVTRIIATKVAQKVMDTNCKLLEPAPAKFDLKLAEHEKLAAEVARKSVTLVKDRDKILPITPQKYPRLRLVVLGDTDDGGFKEGGQVTAKFKKKLEALGFQVSVFDRQNLDFYEVFEGGLQDEKDKFDLALYIANVETASNQTTTRIDWIHLMAADAPWFMRSIPTVFVSMCNPYHLFDIPMVSTYINAYTGNDVTIDAVLRKLMGKEEFLGHNPIDPFCGRFETRL
- a CDS encoding alpha-L-rhamnosidase is translated as MQISEISINHMHEPIGFDFGNRVRIEFCAAVENKVDSVQKRLIIKTDSPIFDSSWQSYDNNVFDEAIPLKPRTRYTVTVQLKQADEISEGSTFFETGKMSEAFKGKWIGNSNSNLQNTLLRKHFKINKPIKSARLYITGLGLYEAYLNGQKIGNEFLAPGVTAYDKLIQVQTYDIDNFITNNSQQELLISLGDGWYKGNFGFDGGKDNIYGSRQMALAELHINYQDGTSDVILSDHSWQTTAGKITKSAIYYGEDYDDRIAITNWQPAVEIDHSFASLHDRLSLPIKNHEFLPVKKIIHTPKGETVLDFGQNHAGWPEFLNHEPTGTTVKLQMGEILQNGNFYRDNLREARAAFVYTSDGKEKWVRPHFTYYGYRYVKVTGLTKPISAADFRSNVMYSDMKITGGITTNNSKVNRLFQNVLWGQKSNFMDVPTDCPQRDERLGWSGDADVFSGTAVLNMNSYAFFKKYAKDMLIEQKEHHGMLTMYAPAMGVDDGGAAVWGDAATIIPWTAYLSTGDPAILRQNYSGMKAWVDWISAHSSTPNLWTGQFQFGDWLSLDGENPALPTGKTDEDFIASVYYYYSTLIVSKTAKVLKLKTDEADKYLAKAKKIKEAIRKEYITPNGRLAIDTQTAYALALYFNLVPEDQKKRIVNDLVTRLNKDNNHLKTGFVGTPIICQVLSDNGYHKLATQIFLNEDFPSWLYAVNLGATTVWERWNSVLPDGSMNPEGMNSLNHYSIGAIMQWAYKYVLGLKEQTNGYQSVLLSPQFDYRLKHVTGFYESSYGQLKVDYQLETDENHTVKIKLEVPFGQTVNLELPNYQEGSIKVNGLKTDDKLTLTNDIFNITFIPQTSYIEHYALNMPVKLLMSDSELLTQLMPINSVFSFFKDKTNLDNLGSMSLKQLNTMLPFINISDTDFSKIEQILKQTPLPEERKFLHERCSL
- the pgmB gene encoding beta-phosphoglucomutase, with the protein product MKGVLFDLDGVIADTSIYHFQAWRKLIKDHFSLNLPNELEQQTKGVSRADSLKAILNFLNIDVSKEQFVQLAAEKNQTYQNLLNNLTPKDILPGIQKLISDFKSHDVKLSLASASLNAPLILEKLDLRQDFDAIANPNEVKLGKPAPDIFLQAAKEIGVPPKDCVGIEDSIAGIDAINRAGSLSVGVGAKEELSKAKLLFSTTADLNYNQIETAWEQASIR